A DNA window from Balneolaceae bacterium contains the following coding sequences:
- the nth gene encoding endonuclease III: protein MAPKTKEKNKLPKLPEKSEKEKKRALEILDALYEHYPQPNCALDHRNAFELLIATILSAQCTDVRVNKVTPELFETYGTAEEMAQAPEEELQELVRSTGFYRNKAKALKQSSQAIVEKHGGKVPDTMEDLLELYGVARKTANVVLGNAFDTNVGVVVDTHVRRLSNRFGLTEHEKNTDKIERDLMALFPREHWTNLSHLMIHHGRNACKARISEPPDHPVCKTYGVHCECREMREEG from the coding sequence ATGGCTCCCAAGACCAAGGAGAAAAACAAGCTTCCCAAGCTGCCCGAGAAGAGCGAAAAGGAGAAAAAGCGCGCGCTGGAAATCCTGGACGCCCTTTACGAGCACTATCCCCAACCAAACTGCGCGCTGGATCACCGCAACGCTTTTGAACTTCTTATCGCCACCATCCTGAGCGCCCAGTGCACCGATGTGCGGGTTAACAAGGTGACCCCCGAACTGTTCGAGACCTACGGCACCGCCGAGGAGATGGCCCAGGCTCCGGAGGAGGAGCTGCAGGAGCTGGTGCGATCCACGGGATTCTACCGGAACAAGGCCAAGGCGCTCAAGCAGTCTTCCCAGGCCATCGTGGAGAAGCACGGCGGCAAGGTGCCCGACACTATGGAAGACCTGCTGGAGCTCTACGGGGTGGCGCGCAAGACGGCCAACGTGGTGTTGGGCAACGCCTTCGATACCAATGTGGGGGTGGTGGTGGACACCCACGTGCGGCGCCTGTCCAACCGCTTCGGACTGACCGAACACGAGAAGAACACCGACAAGATCGAGCGCGACCTGATGGCTCTCTTCCCCCGGGAACACTGGACCAACCTCTCCCATCTTATGATCCACCACGGGCGCAACGCATGCAAGGCCCGCATCTCCGAGCCGCCGGACCATCCCGTCTGCAAAACGTACGGCGTGCACTGCGAATGCCGGGAAATGCGGGAGGAAGGCTAG